Part of the Amycolatopsis sp. 195334CR genome is shown below.
ATCAGGGACTCCGGGCCGATGAACGCGGGCCAGGTGGTCTCCCGGCCGTCGGCGAGGCGGTAGCGCAACGCGATCGGGCGCACCGGCACCCCGCCGTCGATCGCCGCCTGGAAGGTGGCCGTGGTGAACCGGCCGGAGGCGCGACCGCACCAGGTGGTGGCCTCCGGGGTGACGTTGACCAGCGAGCCGCCGCGCAGCGCCGCGGCCAGCTCGTCCATTGTGGACTTCAGTGTGGACAGCCGCTCGCGGTCCAGGAAGATGGTGCCCGCCTTGGCCACCAGCAACCCGAGCACCGGCCAGCCGGCGATCTCCCGCTTGGCCAGCGCGCGCATCGGGCGCACCGCGTTGATCGCGACGATGTCCAGCCAGGAGATGTGGTTGTTCACCACCAGCGCGCCACGGGCCGGGTCGGCGGCGAGATCGGCGCCGCCGTGCACCACCAGCTTGATGCCGAACGACCGCAGCACACCGCCGAACACCATGCGCACCAAGCGGTCCAGCGCGCGGCCGCGCAGCACCAGCAGGGCGGGCACGGCGGCCAGCGCGGTCAGCACCATCAGGATCGCCGCGGTGAAGCGGAGGATCCGGCGGACGAAGTGGACGGTCGGCTCGCCGGTGGTGAGGCAGTGGTCACCGCACGGCGAAGGCGGCATCCACGCGTGCCGGGCACTCATCCGTTCGTCCCGAGGAAGAACTTCAGGTAGCGCTCGTCGACGTTCTGCAGGTCCAGCAGGACCAGGAAGTCGGCGACGCCGAAGTCGGCGTCCAGCGCGGGCGGGCCGCACACCTTGGCGCCGAGCCGGACGTACCCCTTGATCAGCGGCGGCAGCACCGACCGGGACGGGCGGGCCACGTCGTCGCTGTGCCACGGGTTCAACGGCCGCACGCGCAGCTCTTCGGGCGCGTAGTGCTTGGTGCGCAACAGGTCCCAGACGCCCGCGGCGTAGCTCCCGCCGTCGGTGAGCGGCACCGAGGCGCAGCCTGCCAGGTAGCGGTGGCCGGACAGCAGCATGTAGCGCGCGATCCCGGCCCAGACCAGGCTGACCACGGCACCGCTGCGGTGGTCGGGGTGGACGCAGGAGCGGCCGGTCTCGACCAGCGAGCGACGGAGGTCGGCGAGCGCGGTCAGGTCGAACTCGGTGTCCGAGTAGAGGCGCCCGGCTTCGGCGGCGCGCTCGGGCGGCAGCATCCGGTAGGTGCCGACGATCTCGCCGCTGTTGTCGTCGCGGACCACCAGGTGGTCGCAGAACCGGTCGAACGCGTCGATGTCGAGACCCGGTTCGGGCGAGTGGAGGGTGGCGCCCATTTCCTCGGCGAAAACGCGGTGGCGCAGGCGCTGGGCGGCGACCACTTCTTCGTTGTCGTTGGCGACGAGGAGGGAATAGCGGGGGGCACCCGCCGGCAGCTCGGCACCGGCCTGATCAGTGCTGACGAGCAGCTGTGATCGAGTCATACCCGTAGGTCTACGCCCGGGAAGAACCACCGGGAGAGCCACGCGGTGGCGACTCGGTGCACGTTCAGTTAATAGCGGGTTCTCAGCCTCCTCTCAGGTAGCCGGCAGGGGCCTGAATGCTATGAGTGGGGCATTACTTGCAATCAACGCAAGTAATGCCCCACTCATAGCAATGAACCGGTGAGCGTCAGCCCTTGCGCTTGGCGACCGCTTCGGTCAGCTGCGGGGCGACGTTGAACAGGTCGCCCACCACGCCGAAGTCGGCGATCTCGAAGATCGGCGCCTCGGGGTCCTTGTTGACCGCGATGATCGTCTTCGAGGTCTGCATGCCGGCCCGGTGCTGGATCGCGCCGGAGATACCCAGCGCGATGTACAGCTGCGGCGAGACCGTCTTACCGGTCTGGCCGACCTGGAACTGCGCCGGGTAGTAGCCGGAGTCGACCGCGGCACGCGAGGCGCCGACGGCCGCGCCGAGCGAGTCGGCCAGCTTCTCCACCACGTCGAACTTCTCGGCCGAACCGACGCCGCGGCCACCGGAGACCACGATCGAGGCCTCGGTCAGCTCGGGGCGGTCGCCACCGACGATCGGCTCCACACCGGTGATCTTGGCCGACTTGGCCGGGTCCACCGCGGGCAGCTCGACGGCCTCCTCCGCGGCGGCGCCGTCGGCCTGCTCGGCCTCGACCGCACCGGGACGCACCGAGATGACCGGCGTGCCCTTGGCGGACTTGGCCTTCACCGAGTACGCGCCACCGAAGACCGACTGGTCGACCGTGCCGTCGGAGTTGACCCCGACCACGTCGATCAGCAGGCCGGCGTCCAGGCGCGCGGCGAGGCGGCCCGACACCTCCTTGCCCTCCGCGGTCGCGGAGACCAGCACCGCGGCCGGGGACGCCTTCTCGGCCAGCAGCGCGAGCGCGTCGACCTTCGGCGTGGCCAGGTAACCGGCGGCGTCGGCGGACTCCGCCACGTACACCTTCGCGGCACCGTAGGCGGCCAGGCTGTCCTTGACCTTGGCGGCCGAACCCGGCTCGCCGACCACCACGGCCGACGGCTCGCCGAGCGCGCGGGCCGCGGTCAGCAGCTCCAGCGTGGACTTCTTGACCTCACCGTCGACGTGGTCGACGAGGACCAGAACTTCAGACATGTTTATCTCGTCTCCTCAGTCTCAGATGATCTTCTGGCCGACCAGGTACTCGGCGACCTTCGTGCCACCGTCGCCGTCGTCCTCGACGCGCTCACCCGCGGTGCGCGGGGGCTTCGGCGCGGCTTCCACCACGGCGGACCAGGCGTTGCCGAGGCCGACCTCGCCCGCGTCGACGCCGAGGTCGGCGACGGTGAGCGTCTCCACCGGCTTCTTCTTCGCGGCCATGATGCCCTTGAAGGACGGGTACCGCGGCTCGTTGATCTTCTCGGTGACGCTGACCAGCGCCGGCAGGCTCGCCTCGAGGTGGGTCAGGCCCTCGTCCGCGGTCTCGCGGTCGACCTTCACCGAGGTGCCCTCGACGGTCAGCTGGCGGGCGTGGGTGAGCTGCGGCAGGCCGAGCAGCTCGGCCACGATCGCGGGTACCGCACCGCCGCGGCCGTCGGAGGCCTCGTTGCCGGCGATCACCAGATCGACGTTCTCCACCTTGCGCACCGCGGCGGCGATCACCTTCGCGGTGGCGAGCAGGTCGGAGCCGTGCAGCGCCGGGTCGGAGACGTGGATGGCCTTGTCGGCACCCATCGAGAGCGCCTTGCGGATCGCGTCGGTGGCGCGGTCCGGGCCGACCGCGAGCACGGTCACCTCGCCCTCGCCGGCTTCCTTGATCTTCAGCGCTTCCTCGACCGCACGCTCGTTGATCTCGTCGAGCACCGCGTCGGCGGACTCGCGGTCAAGGGTGTGGTCGGACTCGCTGAGCTTGCGCTCGGAGTAGGTGTCGGGCACCTGCTTGACCAGGACAACGATGTTCGTCATGGGTCCTTCACGACCTCCCGTTACTTCGGGCGCCTCAGCGCGCCCGCAGGGCTGTACTCGCCGGTAGTTAAGCGCAGACCGGGGTGCGCCCGCGCGCTGAGGTGACCGCATTCACCTGGATGAGCCAAAAATCGGGACGATCGTCCCGTTACTTCCCGGCCGACTGCGTACGGTGTGTGTTCCATCCCATCCAGTGGCATCGGGGCTACACCATTTGGACGCAACGGGGTTAGCCTGCCTGACTGTGGTGAACCACGTAGCCGTGATGACCGACTCGACCGCCTGCCTGCCGGAGCAGCTGGCCGAGCAGTGGGACATCGGCATCGCACAGGTCCAGCTGCACGTCGGGGATCGGCTCGACGACGAGCAGCGCTTCGCGCGCGCCGACCTGCTCGCCGCGATGCGGGCGGGGCAGGAGGTGTCCACCTCGCCGCCCGATCCGGGTGCCTTCTTCTGGGCTTACCAGGACGCGATGAGCCGCGGGGCCACCGCGATCGTCAGCATCCACATCTCCGGGCGCATGTCCGCCACGGTGGAGGCGGCCAGGGAGGCCGCGCAGCAGGTGCAGATCCCGGTGCACGTGCTCGACAGCGGGACCACCGGGATGAGCCTCGGCTTCGCCGCGCTCTCGGCGGCACGGGCCGCCGCGGCGGGCGCGCACCCGCGCCGGGTGATCGAGGCCGCCGAGTACCGGTTCCGCACCAGCAAGGAACTGCTGTACGTGGACACGCTGGAGTACCTCAAGCGCAGCGGGCGGATCGGGTCGGCGCAGGCGATGGTCGGCAGCGCGCTGGCGCTCAAACCGCTGCTGACCGTGCGCGAGGGCGAGGTCGCGCCGCTGTCCAGGGTGCCCGGCCGCCGCCGCGCGCTGAACAAGCTGGTCGACCTCGCCACCCGGGAGGCGCGCGGGAAGCCGGTGGACGTGGCACTGGTCCGCTTCGGCGACGACGAGCGCGTGCTGGAACTGGCCGAGCAGCTGCGCCGGCGGATGCCGGAGGTGCGCGAGACCATGACGCTCGAAGCCAGCACGATCATCGGCGCGCACGTCGGGCCGGGCGCGCTGGGCATCACCGTTTCCCCGGCCGGGTGACGGGGTACCTCCCGGGAACCGCGTGGACCCGCGGTTCGTTGTTCTGATGAACCGGACAAACCGCCACGCGCAGGAGAGGACCGAGATGGCATCGCTGTTCCAGAAGATCACGCGGTTCGCCAGGAGCCCGCAGGGCAGGCGGACGATCGCGCAGGTCAAGCAGTACGCCAATGATCCCCGCAAGCGCCAGCAGGCCAAGGACGCGCTCGGCAAGCTGCGCGGCAAGGGCAAACCGCGTTACTGAGTCTTTGGCCCCGCCTCCGGCGGGGCGGGCGAGGTCGCGCCCTACTGGGCTGAAGCTGCCACCGGGGCGCGTCGCTTGCCCGGTAACAGCAACACGGCCAGGGCGGCTAGCGTGCCCGCGACCAGGCCGACCGCGTTGAGCACCTGGTCCACCGGCTCCAGCACGTGCAGGTGGACCAGGTGGTACGTGGTGTGCGGCACGCTCAACACGAGCCACGCCGCCCCCGCCAGGCGCGCGGCGCTGGTGGTCTTCATGCCCAGCGCGCCCGCGGCGATCACGCCCAGCGCCAGGAACATCGCCCCCACGTCGCGGATCAGGTGCTCGTTGAACGGCCCGTCGGCCGAGACCCAGCCGCTGCGGAAGCCGGGGAAGTCCAGGTAGAAGGAGTCCGGGAGGAAGCACGCCCAGACCCCGGTGACGAATCCGACCAGTGCGAACAGCGCCAGCGTGGCGCGGGTGAATGTCGACTGCATGACCTTTGGACTGGGTAGCCCCGCCGAATGTGACAGGGTGATCCGGTGACCACCCCCGCCGAGGCCCTGCACCTCACCGGAGAACGCACCGTGCCGGACGTTCCCGAGGAGAACTACTGGTTCAGGCGCCACGAGGCCGCCTACGCCGCCCTGCTCCCCTACTGCGCGGGCGCGACCGTGCTCGAAGCGGGCTGTGGCGAAGGTTACGGCGCCGGCCTGATCGCCACCTCCGCGCCGCGGGTGCTCGCGCTGGACTACGACGAGCCGACCACCGCGCACGTGGCCCGCCGCTACCCGGCGCTGGAGGTGATCCGCGGCAACCTCGCCTGCCTCCCGCTCCGTTCGTCCACTGTGGACGTCGTGGCGAACTTCCAGGTGATCGAGCACCTCTGGGACCAGGGCGGGTTCCTCGCCGAATGCCTGCGCGTGCTGCGGCCGGGCGGGCGGCTGCTGGTGACCACGCCGAACCGGCTCACCTTCACCCCGGACAGCGACGTGCCGCTGAATCCCTACCACACCAGGGAACTCGCGCCCGCCGAACTGGACGAGCTGCTGCGCGACGCCGGGTTCGAGGTGGAACTGCTGCACGGGCTGCACCACGGCCCGGCCGTGCGCGCGCTCGACGAGCGCTACGGCGGTTCGATCATCCAGGCGCAGCTGGACGTGGTGATGGGCTCGCTCCCGGGTCAGGCGGTGTGGCCGCCCGAACTGCTCGCCGACGTCGATTCCATCCGCACCGGGGATTTCGTGGTGCACGGGGACGACCTCGCGGCGAGCCTGGACCTGGTGGCCGTGGCGGTGCGGCCGTGAACGAGCACGAGGGCACCTTCTGCCTGGTGCTGCACAGCCACCTGCCGTGGCTGGCGCACCACGGGTCCTGGCCGGTCGGCGAGGAGTGGCTGTACCAGGCCTGGGCGCACTCCTACTTCCCGGTGGTCGACCTGCTGCGCCGCTTCGCCGACGAGGGCAAGCGCGACGTGCTCACCCTGGGCGTCACCCCGGTGCTGGCCGCGCAGCTCGACGACCCGTACTGCCTGCGGGCCTTCCACCACTGGCTCGGGGACTGGCAGCTGCGCGCGCGGCACGCGTCCACGCTGTGGTCGGGCGACCCGCTGCTCCGCTCGCTGGCCGCGGCCGAGCACCGCGCCGCCGATCGCGCGAGCGAGGAACTGGAAACCCGGTGGCGGCACGGGTTCTCGCCGGTGCTCCGGTCCCTTGTGGACGCCGGAACGATCGAACTGCTCGGCGGCCCGGCCACCCACCCGTTCCAGCCGCTGCTCGACCCGCGGGTGCGGGCCTTCGCGTTGCGCACCGGGCTCGCCGACACGCGGCTGCGCATCGGGCACCGCCCGGCCGGGATCTGGGCGCCGGAATGCGGGTACGCGCCGGGCATGGAGGCCGACTACGCGGCCGCGGGCGTCCAGCGGTTCCTCGTCGACGGGCCGTCCCTGCGCGGCGACACGTCGGCGGCACGCACCGTCGGCTCGTCGGACGTGGTCGCCTTCGGCCGCGATCTCGAGGTGACGTACCGGGTTTGGTCGCCGAAGGCCGGTTACCCCGGGCACGGTTCGTACCGGGACTTCCACACCTGGGACCACAACGTGGGGCTCAAGCCGTCGCGGGTCACCGGCAAGCAGGTCGAGCCCGTGGCCAAGGCGCCCTACGACCCGGCCCTCGCCGCGGACACGCTTCGCTTGCACGTCAAGGACTTCGTGGACACCGTGGTGACGCGGCTGCGTTCGCTGCGCGAGCAGCACGGCCGCGAGTCGCTGGTGGTCGCGGCCTACGACACCGAGCTCTTCGGACACTGGTGGCACGAGGGCCCGGCGTGGCTGGAGGCCGTGCTGCGGGCGCTGCCGGAAGCGGGCGTGCGGGTGACCACGCTGCAGGGCGCGCTGAACGCCGGGCACCTGGGCGCGCCGGTGGAACTTCCCGCGTCCTCGTGGGGTTCGGGCAAGGACTGGCGGGTGTGGGACGGCGAGCAGGTCGCCGACATGGTCACCGCGAACACCGAGCTGCAGCGCCGGTTGCTCGCGCTGCCCGCGCCGGCACCGGGGTACCGCGACCCGGTGCGCGACCAGCTGGTGACCGAGGCCCTGCTGGCGCTGTCCAGCGACTGGGCGTTCATGGTCACCAAGGACTCCGCCGCCGACTACGCTCGGCGGCGGGCGCGGGTGCACACCGAGCGTTTCGACGCGCTGGCCGGTGGGCGCGCGCTGTCCGCTTCGGACCGGCCGTTCGGGCACCTGGATGCCCGCGATCTGTGATGGGGTTCTGATGGGCATCAAGGACATTCCGGTGGACACCCTCGACGGCGAGCCGACCACGCTCGGCGCGCTCGGCGAGAAGGTGCTGCTGGTGGTGAACGTGGCGTCGAAGTGCGGGCTGACGCCGCAGTACACCGGACTGGAGAAGTTGCAGGAGCGCTTCGGCGCGCGGGGTTTCGCGGTGGCCGGGTTCCCGTGCAACCAGTTCGCCGGGCAGGAGCCGGGCAGCGCCGAGGAGATCCGGACCTTCTGCTCCACCACCTACGGCGTGACCTTCCCGCTGTTCTCGAAGATCGAGGTGAACGGCGGGGGTCAGCACCCGCTGTACGCGTCGCTGACCTCGGTGGCCGACGCCGACGGTGAAGCGGGCGACGTGCAGTGGAACTTCGAGAAGTTCCTGGTCGGCGTGGACGGCACGGTGCTGGCGCGGTTCCGCCCGCGCACCGACCCGGAGGACGAGGCCGTGGTCAAGGCCATCGAGGCCGCGCTGCCCTGAGCGTGGGGGCCGGGGGTGCCGTGCGGCGAGCACTCCGCGCGGAACCCCCGGCCACACCCACTCGGATTGGCTTGGTGGGCCGGGAGGGGCCGGCGGCTGTGCACGCCGGGCCGGCCCCTCCGCGGCCCTTGGTCACACGGCGACCGCGGCGAAGTTCTGCACCACCTCGTCGAGCGGTCGCCGTGTGGTGGCCGGAAGCGGTTCGGCGTTCAGCCGGGCCCAGCCCACGCGGCACACCACCTGCGGGTGCGCCCCGTCCAGTAGTTCCTTCGCCAGGATCGGCCGCACGTCGATGAGCCCGAGCGGGTCGGTCAGCGCGCAGCTCGCCAGGCCGAGCCCGGTGGCCGACAGCAGGACCTCGCTCAGCGCCTCCCCCGCGCGCAGGCGCGCCAGGCGGTCGTCGGCCTGGGTGCCGAGCACCAGCAGCACCGATTCGTGGTCGTAGTCCGGCACGCTCGGCGGCCAGTGCCCGCGCCAGGCGGCGAGTTCGAGCAGCACGGCCGGTCCCAGCAGCTGGTAGCGGGCGCATTCGGCGAGCGCCCGCACCAGCTGTGGCCGCGCCCTGCGGTCCGTGGCGGCGCGCACCTGCACACCGGTCGTCTCGGCGCGGTCGATCATCAGGGACAGGTGCGACTCCGGTGGTTGCCGCTTCTCGTAGCGGCGCCGGTCGGACCGCCGCCGCGGGATGGCCGCGGCCAGCGCGACCTCGTCGAAACCCGGCTCACCGCGGTACAGCTCGATCGCGGCCAGGTGCTCCGGTTCGGCCGGGTCCGGCAGCCGGTAGACCCGGGTGCGCCAGCCCTGCACGGCGAACCCGATCCGCAGGTGGTGCAGCGCGGCCCCGCAGGCGAGCAGCAGGTCCGTCCCGCGTGGATCGGTGTCGGCCACCTGGCGGTCGCGGCCGGCGTAGAGGTTCACCGTCCGCCCGCCGAGGCGCCACCGCCACGGCTGCGAGTTGTGCACCGAGGGCGCGCGCACGGCCAGCTCGATCGCGGTTCGCACGGTCCGCTCGTCGGGGTAGCCGGGGTCCATCACGCGCCTCCTCCACCGGGAAGGGTTCGCCAACGACCATCGCACGGCCGGTGCCCGGGGACGCAGGGCCGAAAGTCCCCGGAAGGCAGGGACTTCCGGGGGTACCGGTCAGGGCAGCGGCACCGACCAGAGCAGCCGGGTGCCCCCTTCGGGCGAAGCCTGCACGTGCAGCGTGCCACCGGCGTCCGCGGCCCGGGCCGCCAGCGCCGCGAGTCCACTGTGGACTGAGTCGGGTGAGATGCCGGTGCCGTCGTCGGTGACGCCGATGCTCAGTTCGTTCTCCACCGCCACCGCCACGGTCACCGACCGCGCCATGGCGTGCCGCACGGTGTTGCCCACCGCCTCGCGCACCACCGCTTCGGCGTGCACCGCCAGTTCGGGCGGGAGCACGCTGAGCGGACCGGACATCCGCACGATCGCCCGGACCCCGGAGTGCTCGGTCAGCTCGTCGATCACCTGCTGGAGCCGCCGCCGCAACCAGGTCGCCCCGGCCGGGTCGCCGTGCAGGTCGAAGATGGTGTTGCGGATCTCGCGGACCACCTCCTGCAGGTCCTCCACGCTTTCGGTCAGCCGCCGCCGGAGTTCCGGCGATTCCGCGGACCGGCCGAGTCCCTGCAACGAAAGGCCCACCGCGAACAGCCGCTGGATCACGTGGTCGTGCAGTTCGCGGGCGATCCGGTCGCGCTCGTTGAGCAGGTCCAGCTCGTGCCCGTGCACGTGCTCGCGGGCGGTCCGCACGGCCAGCGCGGCCTGCTCGGCGAAGCCGGTCGCCAACGGCACCCGGTCCGCGGTGAACACCGGCTTCCCCTTGTCCCGCAAGGCGATCAGCACACCGAGCGGCTCGTCCGCACTGGACAGCGGAACGGCCAGCGCCGCGCCGGACCGCTCGTCGAGCCCGGGCCCCGGGGTCACCGCGCGCCGGGCTTTCCCGGTGCGGAAGGCGGCTCCGCCGATCGTGCCGTCGAGCGGGAGGCGCAGGCCGTCGAACCCGGCCTCGTCCGCGCCGGCACAGGCGACCACCACCAGTTCGGCGGTACCGTCGTCGGGCAGCGCCAGCAGCACGTGGTCGGCGCCGATCAGCTCCAGCGCGCGGACCACCACCAGTCGCAGGACCTCGCCTTCGGTCACGCGAACCAGATTCGCACCCGGTGCCGCCGAAAGACAGCGCCGGTCAGGGGATCAGCGCCGCTGCCCGCGCAACCGGGTGGCCAGCACCGCGGCCTGCGTGCGCCGCTGCATGCCGAGTTTCGTGAGCAGCCGCGAAACATAGTTCTTCACGGTCTTCTCGGCCAGGTTCATCCGCGCGGCGATCTGGCGGTTGGTCAGCCCGTCGCTGATGAACCCGAGCAGTTCCCGTTCCCGATCGGACAACCCGGCCAGCGGGCCGTCGACCGCCACGTCCGCGCGCAGCTTGGCCATCAGCGCCGCGGCGGCGCGGTTGTCCAGCAGGGACAACCCGGAGCCGACGTCGTGCACCGCGGCGACCAGCCGCAGTCCGTCGATGTCCTTGATCACGTACCCACCGGCACCGGCGAGGATCGCGTCCAGCATGGCCTGCTCGTCGGTGAACGAGGTGAGCATCAGGCAGTTCAGCCCGGGCAGGCGCGAACGCAGGTCGCGGCACAGCTCCACGCCGTTGCCGTCGGGCAGGCGCACGTCGAGCACCGCGACGTCCGGGCGCAGCGCGGGGATCCTGGCCATCGCCTGCGCAGCCGTGCCCGCTTCGCCGACCACCTCCAGGTCCGGGTCCGCTTCGAGGAGGTGGGCCACCCCGCGCCGGACCACCTCGTGGTCGTCGACCAGGAAGACGCGGATCATCGCCCGTTGCCGATCCGGGTGCCGGACGCGAGCTTCACGGTGATCTTGAGGAACCGGTCGGCGGCCGAGGTCGGCCACGGCGTGCGCGCGGCCGCCGAGAGCCTGGCCACTTCCGCGTCGTCGGAGATCTCGGTGGCGTGGCCGACCACGCTCACCGTCCAGCCCGCGGTCAGGTCGTCGGAGAGCCGATCGGCCTGGAAGGCCACCACGGCGTTGCGCAGCGCCGCGGGCAGCTCGCTGTGCTCCGGGCTGCGGATGATCACCGCGCCCTCGCGCATCGTGTACGCGACCAGATCGATCGCCGGCATCGCGTGCTTGGTGTACACCACCCGCCCCACCCCGGCCCTTTCCAGCAGGCGCAGGCATTCGCCGTGGCTCAGCGACTCCGCGCGCGAACCGCCCATGTCGACCTCCGGTGTGCTTCCCCGACGCACCGGCTCAACCTGGCAAACCCGGTCCGGCCGGGGAAAGGGCCGAAAGTCACCGATCTTGGGGCTGGCTGCCCGCCTCGATCGCCTTTCGATTGTGTGCCGCGGCCACCGCTGTGTCGAGCTTCGCCGTCCGGCGGTCGTAGGTGAAAAATCCGTTCACCTCGTTCTCCACGTCGGTGGTCTGGGTGTAGATGGCACCCGAAAGGCCCACCGCGGGCACGAGTCGCGCGAGTTCGCGGCTCACTTCGGCGTAGCGCCGGGTCAGTTCCTCGGGGCTGCCGGTCATCTCGTACGCCATCGGCGGGCCGGGCCAGGTGTGCTCCGGCACCACCAGGCCCAGTCCGCCGTATTCGCCGTCGACGGTCACGCGCGCGTCGATGATTTCGGGGCGGCCGGGGCCGACGTAGGTGTGGTCGTCGTAGATGTCCCCCGCGCCGGTGTCGTGGTGCGAATGGCAGCAGTTCACGCCGCTGCTCGCGTTCACCATGCGGGTGGGGTCGGCTTCGCGCACCAGTGCGGAGATCCGCACGGTGTCGTACTCGCCCCAGCCCTCGTTGAACGGCACCCAGCCCACCAGCGAGGTGACCCCGCGCAGCTGGTCGATCAGTTCGAGCAGTTCGGCCTCGAACCGCCGCTGTGCCTCCGGTACGGGCGGCGCCTGCGGTCCCGGCGGGTTGTCCAGCACCACCGGCAGGGACGGCATGTCCTGCCAGACCAGCAGGCCGAGCTTGTCGGCCCAGTAGTACCAGCGGGCGGGCTCGACCTTCGCGTGCTTGCGGACGAAGTTGAAGCCGAGTTCCTTGGTCTGCTCCAGGTCGAAGCGCAGCGCGTCGTCGGTGGGCGCGGTGTAGACGCCGTCGGGCCAGTAACCCTGGTCGAGCGGGCCGTGCAGGAAGGTGACGCGGCCGTTCAACGCGATCCGCGGCCGTCCTCGCTCGTCGCGGGCGACGCCGATGGTGCGCAGCCCGGCGTACCCGCGGACCACGTCGTCGCCCAGCCGGACGGTCAGGTCGTACAGGTACGGGTCGTCGGGCGACCAGAGGCGCGGGGACGGCACCTCGACGCGGATGGCGCGACCGGCGGGCCCGTCGGCGCGGGCGACCTCGTCCCCGTCCGGCGTGCTGACCACGACCTCCACCCGGTCACCGCCGGACACGCGCGGGGTGACGGTGAGCCCGGTCAGGTCGCTGTCGACGTCGAGCCGCCGGACGTGGTCGGCCGGGACGGGCTCCAGCCAGACGGTCTGCCAGATGCCGGAGGCACCGGTGTAGAGGATGCCGCCGGGGGCCCGGCGCTGCTTGCCCAGCGGGAAGGTGCCGATGTCGACGCGGTCCTCGGCGCGGACGAGCACCTCCTGCGGTCCGTCCGCCCGCAGCGCGTCGGTGATGTCCGCGCTGAACTCGGTGTAGCCGCCTTCGTGCTCGGCGACCAGCTGGTGGTTCACCCAGACGGTGGCGCACTGGTCGACCGCGCCGAAGTGCAGCAGTACCCGCTCCCCCGCCCAGTCACCGGGGATTTCGAAGGTCCGGCGGTACCACATCAGGTCGTCGTGCCTGCCGATGCCGGACAGCGCGGATTCCGGCGGGTACGGCACCAGGATCCGCTCGCCGCGGCGGTGCTCGGTGGTGTACTCCCAGAGGCCGTTGAGGTTCAGCCAGCGCTCGCGGACCAGGCGCGGGCGCGGGTACTCGGGCAGGGCGTTGTCCGGGCCGACCTCGTGCGTCCATGGGGTGGGCAGAACGGTCTCCGCGGGCTTCCAGTCCGTGCTCATCACCCCCGATGCTGGCAAAGATCGGCCACGGCCGCACGGGACCGGCTTGACTCACGAGTAACCTGCCCCTCATGCGCGTGTTGATGCTCTCCTGGGAGTACCCGCCGGTTGTCGTCGGCGGTCTGGCCCGGCACGTCCACGCGCTGGCCAGGCACCTGGTCCGCGACGGGCACGAGGTGGTGGTGCTGTGCCGGCACGTGGCGGGCACCGACGCCTCGACGCACCCGCAGACCGATCGGGTGGTCGAGGGCGTGCGGATCATCCGGGTCGCCGAGGACCCGATGCACGTCACCTTCGAACGCGATCTGGTGGCCTGGACGCTGGCCATGGGCCACGCGATGATCCGCGCCGGGACCGAGCTGCTCCGCGGCTGGTCGCCCGAGGTGGTCCACGCGCACGACTGGCTGGTCACGCACCCGGCGATCGCGCTGGCCGAGGCCGCGCGGGTGCCGCTGGTCGGCACCATCCACGCCACCGAGGCCGGGCGGCACTCGGGGTGGCTGTCGCACCCGCTCAACCAGCAGGTGCACTCGGTCGAGTGGTGGCTGGCGAACCGGTCCGACGCGCTGATCACCTGCTCGCAGGCGATGCGCGCGGAGGTCGGGCACCTGTTCGAGGTGTCGCCGGAGGAGATCACCGTGATCCACAACGGGATCGAGGAGCGCGGCTGGCAGGTGCCCGCCGCCGAGATCGAGCACGCGCGGCGGACCTACAGCCCGGAAGGCGCTCCCCTGCTGCTCTACTTCGGCAGGCTGGAGTGGGAGAAGGGGGTCCAGGACCTGCTCGCCGCGCTGCCGCGCATCCGGCGCGACCACCCCGGCACGCGGCTGGTGGTGGCCGGCAAGGG
Proteins encoded:
- a CDS encoding 1-acyl-sn-glycerol-3-phosphate acyltransferase, whose protein sequence is MSARHAWMPPSPCGDHCLTTGEPTVHFVRRILRFTAAILMVLTALAAVPALLVLRGRALDRLVRMVFGGVLRSFGIKLVVHGGADLAADPARGALVVNNHISWLDIVAINAVRPMRALAKREIAGWPVLGLLVAKAGTIFLDRERLSTLKSTMDELAAALRGGSLVNVTPEATTWCGRASGRFTTATFQAAIDGGVPVRPIALRYRLADGRETTWPAFIGPESLIDSLRRVARLRGLVLEVFVCPEIAPGRAADRRELAGIAEAAVSAALGTVSIPAQRRRKVALPPVKVS
- a CDS encoding GNAT family N-acetyltransferase translates to MTRSQLLVSTDQAGAELPAGAPRYSLLVANDNEEVVAAQRLRHRVFAEEMGATLHSPEPGLDIDAFDRFCDHLVVRDDNSGEIVGTYRMLPPERAAEAGRLYSDTEFDLTALADLRRSLVETGRSCVHPDHRSGAVVSLVWAGIARYMLLSGHRYLAGCASVPLTDGGSYAAGVWDLLRTKHYAPEELRVRPLNPWHSDDVARPSRSVLPPLIKGYVRLGAKVCGPPALDADFGVADFLVLLDLQNVDERYLKFFLGTNG
- a CDS encoding electron transfer flavoprotein subunit alpha/FixB family protein encodes the protein MSEVLVLVDHVDGEVKKSTLELLTAARALGEPSAVVVGEPGSAAKVKDSLAAYGAAKVYVAESADAAGYLATPKVDALALLAEKASPAAVLVSATAEGKEVSGRLAARLDAGLLIDVVGVNSDGTVDQSVFGGAYSVKAKSAKGTPVISVRPGAVEAEQADGAAAEEAVELPAVDPAKSAKITGVEPIVGGDRPELTEASIVVSGGRGVGSAEKFDVVEKLADSLGAAVGASRAAVDSGYYPAQFQVGQTGKTVSPQLYIALGISGAIQHRAGMQTSKTIIAVNKDPEAPIFEIADFGVVGDLFNVAPQLTEAVAKRKG
- a CDS encoding electron transfer flavoprotein subunit beta/FixA family protein; translated protein: MTNIVVLVKQVPDTYSERKLSESDHTLDRESADAVLDEINERAVEEALKIKEAGEGEVTVLAVGPDRATDAIRKALSMGADKAIHVSDPALHGSDLLATAKVIAAAVRKVENVDLVIAGNEASDGRGGAVPAIVAELLGLPQLTHARQLTVEGTSVKVDRETADEGLTHLEASLPALVSVTEKINEPRYPSFKGIMAAKKKPVETLTVADLGVDAGEVGLGNAWSAVVEAAPKPPRTAGERVEDDGDGGTKVAEYLVGQKII
- a CDS encoding DegV family protein; translated protein: MTDSTACLPEQLAEQWDIGIAQVQLHVGDRLDDEQRFARADLLAAMRAGQEVSTSPPDPGAFFWAYQDAMSRGATAIVSIHISGRMSATVEAAREAAQQVQIPVHVLDSGTTGMSLGFAALSAARAAAAGAHPRRVIEAAEYRFRTSKELLYVDTLEYLKRSGRIGSAQAMVGSALALKPLLTVREGEVAPLSRVPGRRRALNKLVDLATREARGKPVDVALVRFGDDERVLELAEQLRRRMPEVRETMTLEASTIIGAHVGPGALGITVSPAG
- a CDS encoding class I SAM-dependent methyltransferase — encoded protein: MTTPAEALHLTGERTVPDVPEENYWFRRHEAAYAALLPYCAGATVLEAGCGEGYGAGLIATSAPRVLALDYDEPTTAHVARRYPALEVIRGNLACLPLRSSTVDVVANFQVIEHLWDQGGFLAECLRVLRPGGRLLVTTPNRLTFTPDSDVPLNPYHTRELAPAELDELLRDAGFEVELLHGLHHGPAVRALDERYGGSIIQAQLDVVMGSLPGQAVWPPELLADVDSIRTGDFVVHGDDLAASLDLVAVAVRP